The sequence TACATATATAATTTTAATGGCCGGATAAAATCAGAACTTCTGATTCCGATAACCGCCCGTAGCCGTCAGGCCCGGTTAAGTGGTTTTCACCAATAAACGAATAACACCATGAAATATATAATAAAAATATAAATCGGAACCGAAAGTTCCGAAGTGATCTCCAAAGAGAATAGTCGGTTCCGATCTGTCATCACTTGCGAAACCGTTGGCCGCTTTGCGTCAACCCGGCCGAATAAATACCCGCCCCAGAAGGGACGGCGTTGGTTATCGTCTATGGGATTTGCTTTGTTTGAATTTGAATTTTAAAAAAGTGAATCGGGCGGGGATCATGTTTTGAAGGGTTCTTTGTGAATGCCATATTTGGTCATTAGTTTATGAAGCTGTCGGGTACTGATTCCTGCTGTCGCAGCAGCCTCATTAATCCTTCCCTTGTGCCGCTCTAATACTTCATTAATATATCGTTTTTCAATATTCGCCAGTTCTTTTTGTCGAACCGCTGCCAGCTTCGGCAGCCGATCGGACGTCCATCCGGTTGAAACCGAAGTCGGCTCGAGAATTTCCCTGGGAAAACTTTTCAATGTCAGCACCGCTGACGCCTCCAGAATGTAGGCGCGCTCCAACAGGTTTTCCAGTTCTCTGATGTTTCCCGCTATGATGGTAAATAAGGGTTGGCATTAATATTGCCCTTATGCCATCAGCGAAAGCATCTTTTCTGGCAAGTCTGGAAATCGAACAATTTTTTTCATTGCCGGACTAATCCGTTCAGTTTTACGCGCTTCAGTTTTCAGGCGCTCATGCACTATAGCCGAATCAATTTTCTCAAAACGTTGCGCTATCGTA is a genomic window of Desulfobacterales bacterium containing:
- a CDS encoding helix-turn-helix domain-containing protein, encoding MERAYILEASAVLTLKSFPREILEPTSVSTGWTSDRLPKLAAVRQKELANIEKRYINEVLERHKGRINEAAATAGISTRQLHKLMTKYGIHKEPFKT